A DNA window from Sphingomonas profundi contains the following coding sequences:
- the rapZ gene encoding RNase adapter RapZ, with protein sequence MSGERRARILLVTGLSGAGKSTALRTLEDLGWEVVDNLPLPLLDRLLAVPLSQAAGEGERPLAVGIDARTRGFEAEAVLARAARIGADGGLVETLFLDCSGAELARRFSETRRRHPLAMDRPVADGILRERELLAPLRRRADHVIDTTATTTNALQQDLRRRFAGHTNAAPTLTVMSFGFSRGVPREADLVFDMRFLRNPHWDAALRPLTGFDAAVGDYVAADPAYEEAVGRIEDLLLLLLPRYAGEGKSYVTIAFGCTGGRHRSVHVAERVAGRLRDAAFSPTVVHRDLAAPVPDSRKARQSGQAGTDADG encoded by the coding sequence ATGAGCGGGGAGCGGCGCGCGCGCATCCTCCTCGTCACCGGCCTGTCGGGCGCGGGCAAGTCGACCGCGCTGCGCACGCTGGAGGACCTGGGCTGGGAGGTGGTGGACAATCTGCCGCTGCCGCTGCTCGACCGGCTGCTGGCCGTGCCGCTGTCCCAGGCGGCAGGCGAGGGCGAGCGGCCGCTGGCGGTGGGCATCGATGCGCGCACGCGCGGCTTCGAGGCGGAGGCGGTGCTGGCGCGCGCCGCCCGCATCGGCGCGGACGGCGGCCTTGTCGAAACGCTGTTCCTCGATTGCTCCGGCGCGGAGCTGGCGCGGCGCTTTTCCGAGACGCGGCGGCGGCACCCGCTGGCGATGGACCGGCCGGTGGCGGACGGCATCCTGCGCGAGCGCGAGCTGCTGGCGCCGCTGCGCCGCCGGGCCGATCATGTGATCGACACCACCGCCACCACCACCAACGCGCTGCAGCAGGATCTGCGCCGGCGCTTCGCCGGGCATACCAACGCCGCGCCGACCCTGACGGTGATGTCGTTCGGCTTCTCGCGCGGGGTGCCGCGCGAGGCGGATCTGGTGTTCGACATGCGCTTCCTGCGCAATCCGCACTGGGATGCGGCGCTGCGTCCGCTGACCGGCTTCGACGCCGCCGTGGGCGACTATGTCGCCGCCGATCCGGCCTACGAGGAGGCCGTCGGCCGTATCGAGGATCTGCTGCTGCTGTTGCTCCCGCGCTACGCCGGCGAGGGAAAGTCCTATGTGACGATCGCCTTCGGCTGCACCGGCGGCCGCCATCGTTCCGTGCACGTCGCGGAGCGGGTGGCGGGCCGGTTGCGCGACGCGGCATTTTCGCCCACGGTCGTGCATCGTGACCTCGCCGCGCCGGTTCCCGACTCGCGAAAGGCGCGGCAAAGCGGGCAGGCTGGAACAGACGCGGATGGGTAG
- a CDS encoding DUF2171 domain-containing protein translates to MGYDRNDGRFGRDQNYGNRSYGGGRDYGRGEDGGYDRDRGYRGQDAQRGRSDYGRPPQGYDYEDRGFFDRAGDEVRSWFGDEEAERRRRFDERFAQRDYDRDQARYGRESYGRDSGGRYAGFGDPGFGTPVAGYGWSGDQSRDNRDAGGNRDSGRDHDPSYRSWRDRQIEALDRDYDDYRREHQSKFDNEFTGWRGKRQTQRDSLKQAREHQEVVGTDGVHVGTVDHVRDDRILLTKTDKDAGGHHHSIPSSWIEKVDEKVHINRTADQAKQAWKDEENNSAIGGQSNWSSDDRSGGPRNLNRSFSGTY, encoded by the coding sequence ATGGGATATGATCGTAACGACGGCCGCTTCGGCCGCGATCAGAACTATGGCAATCGGTCCTACGGTGGTGGCCGTGACTATGGCCGCGGCGAAGATGGCGGATATGATCGCGACCGTGGCTATCGCGGTCAGGATGCGCAGCGCGGCCGCTCCGATTATGGTCGCCCGCCGCAGGGCTATGACTATGAGGATCGCGGCTTCTTCGACCGCGCCGGCGACGAGGTCCGCTCGTGGTTCGGCGACGAGGAGGCGGAGCGCCGCCGCCGCTTCGACGAGCGTTTCGCGCAGCGCGACTATGATCGCGATCAGGCACGCTACGGCCGCGAGTCCTATGGCCGCGACAGCGGCGGGCGTTATGCCGGCTTCGGCGATCCGGGCTTCGGCACACCGGTAGCGGGCTACGGCTGGAGCGGCGACCAGTCGCGCGACAATCGCGATGCGGGTGGCAACCGCGACAGCGGGCGCGATCACGATCCGAGCTATCGCTCGTGGCGCGATCGCCAGATCGAGGCGCTCGATCGCGACTATGACGATTACCGGCGCGAGCATCAGTCCAAGTTCGACAATGAGTTCACCGGCTGGCGCGGCAAGCGCCAGACGCAGCGGGACTCGCTGAAGCAGGCCCGGGAGCATCAGGAGGTGGTCGGCACGGATGGCGTCCATGTCGGCACCGTCGATCATGTGCGCGACGACCGTATCCTGCTGACAAAGACGGACAAGGATGCCGGCGGCCACCACCACTCGATCCCGTCCTCCTGGATCGAGAAGGTCGACGAGAAGGTGCACATCAACCGCACCGCCGATCAGGCCAAGCAGGCCTGGAAGGACGAGGAGAATAACAGCGCGATCGGTGGCCAGTCGAACTGGTCGTCGGACGATAGGTCCGGCGGGCCGCGCAACCTGAACCGGAGCTTCTCCGGCACCTACTGA
- a CDS encoding neutral zinc metallopeptidase: MRLDDEQESSNYEVQQGGGGGGFGLPGGLMLGGGRLGCGTLAIIVIAALIFGINPLQLLGGGGGIAPVQQSGPASRGDPSQLTDSQRLSLKVLGSTERRWTDLFAKSGERYTPAVLSFYSRSGTSGCGVAQSAMGPFYCPSDNKIYLDTEFFDELRQRFGAPGDFAQAYVIAHEVGHHVQNLTGIADRVRRAQANASEAQGNALQVRMELQADCYAGIWAKNDVNLLEPGDVEEGLRAAQAIGDDTLQEAAGQRPVPESFTHGSSAQRMEWLKRGLDSGDPAQCDTFKGMGI; encoded by the coding sequence ATGCGGCTCGACGACGAACAGGAGAGCAGCAACTACGAGGTGCAGCAGGGCGGCGGCGGTGGCGGCTTCGGCCTGCCCGGCGGCCTGATGCTGGGCGGCGGCCGGCTGGGCTGCGGCACGCTGGCGATCATCGTGATCGCGGCGCTGATCTTCGGCATCAACCCGCTGCAACTGCTGGGCGGCGGCGGCGGCATCGCGCCGGTGCAGCAGAGCGGCCCGGCCAGCCGCGGCGACCCGTCCCAGCTCACCGACAGCCAGCGCCTTTCCTTGAAGGTGCTGGGCTCCACCGAGCGGCGCTGGACCGATCTGTTCGCCAAGTCCGGCGAGCGATACACGCCGGCGGTGCTCAGCTTCTACAGCCGATCGGGCACGTCGGGCTGCGGCGTGGCGCAGTCGGCGATGGGGCCGTTCTACTGCCCGTCCGACAACAAGATCTACCTCGACACCGAATTCTTCGACGAGCTGCGCCAGCGGTTCGGCGCGCCGGGCGACTTCGCCCAGGCCTATGTGATCGCGCACGAGGTGGGCCATCACGTGCAGAACCTCACCGGCATCGCCGATCGCGTCCGCCGTGCGCAGGCCAATGCCAGCGAGGCGCAGGGCAATGCGCTGCAGGTGCGGATGGAGCTGCAGGCGGACTGCTACGCCGGCATCTGGGCCAAGAACGACGTCAACCTGCTGGAGCCGGGCGACGTGGAGGAAGGGCTGCGCGCCGCCCAGGCGATCGGCGACGACACCCTGCAGGAGGCCGCCGGCCAGCGTCCGGTGCCGGAGAGCTTCACCCACGGCAGCTCCGCCCAGCGCATGGAGTGGCTGAAGCGCGGGCTGGACAGCGGCGACCCCGCCCAGTGCGACACTTTCAAGGGCATGGGCATCTGA
- a CDS encoding PTS sugar transporter subunit IIA → MIGLVLVTHGRLAAEFVVAMEHVVGPQAAIEPICIGPEDDMEARRADIARAVAAVESGSGVIVLTDLFGGTPSNLAISLMEPGRVEVIAGINLPMLIRLEGARKMMNVKAAVAAAREAGRKYISVASEVLGEAAA, encoded by the coding sequence ATGATCGGATTGGTGCTCGTGACGCATGGCCGCCTCGCGGCCGAGTTCGTCGTCGCGATGGAGCATGTCGTCGGGCCGCAGGCGGCGATCGAGCCGATCTGCATCGGGCCGGAGGACGACATGGAGGCGCGCCGCGCCGATATCGCCCGCGCCGTGGCGGCGGTGGAGAGCGGATCGGGCGTGATCGTGCTGACCGACCTGTTCGGCGGCACCCCGTCCAACCTCGCCATTTCGCTGATGGAGCCGGGGCGGGTGGAGGTGATAGCGGGGATCAACCTGCCGATGCTGATACGGCTGGAGGGGGCGAGGAAGATGATGAACGTGAAGGCGGCCGTCGCCGCCGCCCGCGAAGCGGGCCGCAAATATATCTCCGTCGCGTCCGAAGTGCTGGGCGAGGCGGCCGCATGA
- a CDS encoding sensor histidine kinase, which translates to MRRASDEADLALVWSSRWSLTTRILAVNIFALAMLAGGFFYLDSYRAQVIDRRLDQAAVETRLVAQATAAAAAKDRAALLAQLGAATDLRFRLYPDATSPPIDSWALSRPTYTMRDPSQEPLQRRAARFLDRVIDTVAGADRPETITEPSHDRLGAWPEAVAARRDDATVQKLRRAPERTPFLSVATPLPGVAGAVLLSTDNARDIVRIVRAERLRLGIVLGAVVAASILLSLFLARTIVRPLRRLARAAHRVRLGRAREVQVPRLPSRRDEIGLLARALSDMSLALRQRIDATEAFAADVTHELKNPLASLRSAVESMGRVTDDALREQLLEVIRDDVRRLDRLITDIADASRLDAELSRARFETIDLGPTIEGLVAQREERGQNHGVRLAFARPHAGTAVVLGDGSRLTRVVENLVDNAISFSPPGGLVQIAATRDGDRVLVRVDDEGPGVPQAAREAIFNRFHSIRPEGEAFGRHSGLGLAIAKAIVEAHNGTIDVEDRDDGCTGARFLVRLPVAPER; encoded by the coding sequence GTGCGGCGCGCTAGCGACGAGGCCGATCTCGCGCTCGTCTGGTCGAGCCGATGGTCGCTCACCACGCGCATCCTGGCGGTCAACATCTTCGCCCTCGCCATGCTGGCCGGCGGCTTCTTCTATCTCGACAGCTACCGCGCGCAGGTGATCGACCGGCGGCTGGACCAGGCGGCGGTCGAGACGAGGCTGGTGGCGCAGGCGACGGCGGCGGCCGCCGCCAAGGACCGCGCCGCCCTGCTGGCGCAACTGGGCGCCGCCACCGATCTGCGCTTCCGCCTATACCCGGACGCCACCTCGCCGCCGATCGACAGCTGGGCGCTCTCCCGTCCCACCTACACGATGCGGGATCCCTCGCAGGAGCCGCTGCAGCGGCGCGCCGCCCGCTTCCTCGATCGGGTGATCGATACGGTGGCGGGCGCCGACCGGCCGGAGACGATCACCGAGCCCAGCCATGACCGGCTCGGTGCCTGGCCGGAGGCGGTGGCGGCGCGGCGCGACGACGCCACCGTGCAGAAGCTGCGCCGCGCGCCGGAGCGGACGCCGTTCCTCTCCGTCGCCACGCCGCTGCCGGGGGTGGCGGGGGCCGTGCTGCTCTCCACCGACAATGCGCGCGACATCGTCCGCATCGTGCGGGCGGAACGGCTGCGGCTGGGCATCGTGCTGGGCGCCGTGGTGGCCGCCTCGATCCTGCTCTCGCTGTTCCTGGCGCGCACGATCGTGCGGCCGCTGCGCCGGCTGGCCCGCGCCGCGCACCGCGTGCGGCTGGGCCGCGCGCGCGAGGTGCAGGTGCCGCGACTGCCCTCCCGCCGGGACGAGATCGGGCTGCTGGCGCGCGCCCTCTCCGACATGAGCCTGGCGCTGCGGCAGCGGATCGACGCGACCGAGGCGTTCGCCGCCGATGTGACGCACGAGCTGAAGAACCCGCTCGCCTCGCTGCGATCGGCGGTGGAGAGCATGGGCCGCGTCACCGACGACGCGCTGCGCGAGCAGCTGCTGGAGGTGATCCGCGACGACGTGCGCCGGCTCGACCGCCTCATCACCGACATCGCCGATGCCTCGCGGCTGGACGCCGAACTCTCCCGCGCGCGGTTCGAGACGATTGATCTCGGCCCGACGATCGAGGGGCTGGTGGCGCAGCGCGAGGAGCGCGGGCAGAACCACGGCGTGCGCCTGGCCTTCGCCCGCCCGCACGCCGGCACGGCGGTGGTGCTGGGGGACGGATCGCGGCTGACGCGGGTCGTCGAGAACCTCGTCGACAACGCCATATCCTTCTCGCCGCCGGGCGGGCTGGTGCAGATCGCTGCCACGCGCGACGGCGATCGCGTGCTGGTGCGGGTGGACGACGAGGGGCCGGGCGTGCCGCAGGCGGCGCGCGAGGCGATCTTCAACCGCTTCCACAGCATCCGGCCGGAGGGCGAGGCGTTCGGCCGGCACAGCGGCCTGGGCCTCGCCATCGCCAAGGCGATCGTCGAGGCGCACAACGGCACGATCGACGTGGAGGATCGCGACGACGGCTGCACCGGCGCCCGCTTCCTCGTCCGCCTGCCGGTGGCGCCCGAGCGGTGA
- a CDS encoding HPr kinase/phosphorylase, whose translation MSGARETIHATTVAISRGGGWRGVLLAGRSGAGKSDLALRLIDRGARLVADDYTDLHEEDGVLIATPPGRIAGRIEVRGIGIVEMACLPAVPVALLVALDEPVERMPEARVRHLAGIAVPLVALAALEGSAPIKVELALAGIAG comes from the coding sequence GTGAGCGGCGCGCGCGAGACCATCCACGCCACCACCGTGGCGATCTCGCGCGGGGGCGGGTGGCGCGGGGTGCTGCTGGCAGGCCGATCGGGCGCCGGCAAGTCCGATCTGGCGCTGCGGCTGATCGATCGCGGCGCGCGGCTGGTGGCGGACGACTATACCGATCTGCACGAAGAGGATGGCGTGCTGATCGCGACCCCACCCGGCCGCATCGCCGGCCGCATCGAGGTGCGCGGCATCGGCATCGTCGAGATGGCCTGCCTGCCCGCCGTGCCCGTCGCCCTGCTGGTGGCGCTGGACGAGCCGGTGGAGCGGATGCCGGAGGCGCGGGTGCGCCACCTGGCCGGCATCGCCGTGCCGCTGGTCGCGCTGGCGGCGCTGGAGGGATCGGCGCCGATCAAGGTGGAGCTGGCGCTGGCGGGGATCGCCGGATGA
- a CDS encoding M1 family metallopeptidase → MRRSRLALLPMLLTIGAAPAEKVVLPANVTPLHYDIRVVPDAARLSFTGSEDITIAVTAPTRTIVLNAADLTVGAVTLDGRPGQASLDAAAQTLTVSLPAPVSTGRHTLSIAWRGTINRSAAGLFAVDYQDRDGKAERLLVTQFEAADGRRFAPMWDEPARKATFRLTAATPDGDTAFSNMPVESRAKAADGRTLVTFATTPKMSSYLLFLGMGDVERRTKRVGATEIGIITRRGAIDQGDYALESAARLLTYYNDYFGTPYPLPKLDMIAAPGSSQFFSAMENWGAILYFDKALLVDPKLTSENERQRIFTVVAHEMAHQWFGDLVTMAWWDDLWLNEGFASWMEGKASNDLNPGWNKAAQDVAFERERAFAADAQPSTHAIVQKIATVDQISQAFDSITYAKGQAVIGMIEAALGPDRFRDGVRRYMAKYKYGNTRTDRLWAELAAASGRPVKPFADTFTLQGGVPLIRGGEPTCVGGATRLTVSQDRFGLDPAARTRRRWIVPVTVTGGNAVAREDVSGPAARPITVQGCGLAVVNPGQQGYYRFLPAAGHFAMLRDRFAGLVLADQVGFMGDTLGLANGGYAGMDRYLGLIDHIPATADPLVWRVVASQLASIDLLLKGDTVQPAFRARAAALLAPHYDRLGFAPKRADTPAESQLREVLIATLGRFGYAPVVASARAATAGRLDDLPAATRDAILAVYARNATPADWERLHAMALAERNPLARRALYGALADADDPALAQKALALAMTEEATLPDRAAILAGVAAEHPALAFDFASARAGAVNGFVETSSRPGFIVGLARASNDPALAGRVDAYANRALPAGSRQGAMNAISAIRYRAALRQRQAQAIAAWAGTPAAAAR, encoded by the coding sequence ATGCGCCGGTCGCGCCTCGCCCTGCTCCCGATGCTGCTGACGATCGGCGCCGCGCCGGCGGAGAAGGTGGTGCTGCCCGCGAACGTGACGCCGCTGCACTACGATATCCGCGTCGTGCCCGATGCGGCCAGGCTGAGCTTCACCGGCAGCGAGGACATCACGATCGCGGTGACGGCGCCCACCCGCACGATCGTGCTGAACGCCGCCGATCTGACGGTCGGCGCGGTGACGCTGGACGGCAGGCCGGGCCAGGCGAGCCTGGACGCGGCCGCGCAGACGCTGACGGTGAGCCTGCCCGCGCCCGTCTCGACCGGCCGGCACACGCTCTCGATCGCATGGCGCGGCACGATCAACCGCTCCGCCGCCGGGCTGTTCGCGGTCGACTATCAGGATCGCGACGGCAAGGCCGAACGGCTGCTCGTCACCCAGTTCGAGGCCGCCGACGGCCGCCGCTTCGCGCCGATGTGGGACGAGCCGGCGCGCAAGGCCACCTTCCGCCTGACCGCCGCCACGCCGGACGGCGACACCGCCTTCTCGAACATGCCGGTGGAGAGCAGGGCGAAGGCGGCGGACGGCCGCACCCTCGTCACCTTCGCCACCACGCCGAAGATGTCCAGCTACCTGCTGTTCCTGGGCATGGGCGACGTGGAGCGCAGGACGAAGCGCGTCGGCGCGACCGAGATCGGCATCATCACCCGCCGGGGCGCGATCGATCAGGGCGATTACGCACTGGAAAGCGCGGCGCGGCTGCTGACCTACTATAACGATTATTTCGGTACGCCCTATCCGCTGCCCAAGCTGGACATGATCGCCGCGCCGGGCAGCAGCCAGTTCTTCTCGGCGATGGAGAATTGGGGCGCGATCCTCTACTTCGACAAGGCGCTGCTCGTCGATCCGAAGCTCACCTCGGAGAATGAGCGGCAGCGTATCTTCACCGTCGTCGCGCACGAGATGGCGCACCAGTGGTTCGGCGATCTGGTGACGATGGCCTGGTGGGACGATCTGTGGCTGAACGAGGGCTTTGCCTCGTGGATGGAAGGCAAGGCCTCCAACGATCTCAACCCCGGCTGGAACAAGGCCGCGCAGGACGTGGCGTTCGAGCGGGAGCGCGCCTTCGCCGCCGATGCCCAGCCGAGCACCCACGCGATCGTGCAGAAGATCGCCACGGTGGACCAGATCAGCCAGGCGTTCGATTCGATCACCTACGCCAAGGGACAGGCGGTGATCGGCATGATCGAGGCCGCGCTCGGCCCGGACAGGTTCCGCGATGGCGTGCGCCGCTACATGGCCAAGTACAAATATGGCAACACCCGGACGGACCGGCTGTGGGCGGAACTGGCCGCCGCGTCCGGCCGCCCGGTCAAGCCGTTCGCCGATACCTTCACCTTGCAGGGCGGCGTGCCGCTGATCCGCGGGGGCGAGCCCACGTGCGTCGGCGGAGCCACGCGGCTGACGGTGTCGCAGGATCGCTTCGGCCTCGATCCGGCGGCGCGCACCCGGCGGCGGTGGATCGTGCCGGTGACGGTGACGGGCGGCAACGCCGTGGCGCGCGAAGACGTCAGCGGGCCGGCGGCGCGGCCGATCACCGTGCAGGGCTGCGGCCTCGCCGTCGTCAATCCGGGGCAGCAGGGCTATTATCGCTTCCTGCCCGCCGCCGGCCACTTCGCCATGTTGCGCGATCGCTTCGCCGGGCTGGTGCTGGCCGATCAGGTGGGCTTCATGGGCGACACGCTGGGCCTCGCCAACGGCGGCTATGCCGGCATGGATCGCTATCTAGGCCTGATCGATCACATTCCGGCCACGGCCGATCCGCTGGTGTGGCGGGTGGTCGCCTCGCAGCTCGCCTCGATCGATCTGCTGCTGAAAGGGGATACGGTGCAGCCGGCGTTCCGCGCTCGCGCGGCGGCATTGCTGGCGCCGCATTATGATCGCCTGGGCTTCGCGCCGAAGCGCGCCGACACGCCGGCGGAGAGCCAGCTGCGCGAGGTGCTGATCGCCACGCTGGGCCGGTTCGGCTACGCGCCGGTGGTGGCGTCCGCCCGCGCGGCGACGGCGGGCCGGCTGGACGATCTGCCGGCGGCGACGCGCGACGCGATCCTGGCCGTCTACGCCCGCAACGCCACCCCGGCCGATTGGGAGCGGCTGCACGCGATGGCGCTGGCGGAGCGCAATCCGCTGGCGCGCCGCGCGCTCTACGGCGCGCTGGCCGACGCGGACGATCCGGCGCTGGCGCAGAAGGCGCTGGCGCTGGCGATGACGGAGGAGGCGACCCTGCCCGATCGTGCTGCCATCCTGGCCGGCGTCGCCGCCGAGCATCCGGCGCTCGCCTTCGATTTCGCCAGTGCACGGGCCGGCGCGGTCAACGGCTTCGTCGAGACGAGTTCCCGACCGGGCTTCATCGTCGGCCTCGCCAGGGCCTCGAACGATCCGGCTCTGGCCGGGCGGGTGGATGCCTATGCCAACCGGGCGCTGCCGGCCGGATCGCGGCAGGGGGCGATGAACGCGATCAGTGCGATCCGCTACCGCGCCGCGCTCCGCCAGCGGCAGGCGCAGGCGATCGCGGCATGGGCGGGGACGCCCGCGGCGGCGGCGCGGTGA
- a CDS encoding TrmH family RNA methyltransferase, with translation MPRQITAFSNPLVKSVRLLREKRHRREQGRFLAEGLRILTEALDAGRVAETIFYAAESAAHPLVHRLVAAVEAGGGEAIETSRDILHKLSGKDNPQTVLGVYREFTRPLATLDRATAAIWLVAQSLRDPGNLGTILRTGDAVGAGGLILIDECVDPFSVEAVRASMGALFTQPIAAAAWPDFIAWLRGGPGQLVGLSLDTDIDYQAPAYAAPTFLLVGNEAQGLPAEYAAACDLLVKMPMLGCADSLNAAVATAVMAYEVLNQRRRAG, from the coding sequence GTGCCCCGTCAGATCACCGCCTTCTCCAACCCGCTCGTCAAGAGCGTGCGGCTGCTGCGCGAGAAGAGACACCGGCGCGAGCAGGGGCGCTTCCTGGCGGAAGGGCTGCGCATCCTTACCGAGGCGCTGGACGCGGGCCGCGTGGCAGAGACGATCTTCTACGCCGCCGAGAGCGCGGCGCATCCGCTCGTCCACCGGCTGGTGGCGGCGGTGGAGGCCGGCGGCGGCGAGGCGATCGAGACCAGCCGGGACATCCTCCACAAGCTTTCCGGCAAGGACAATCCGCAGACGGTGCTGGGTGTGTATCGCGAGTTCACCCGCCCGCTCGCCACGCTGGATCGCGCCACCGCCGCCATCTGGCTGGTCGCGCAGTCGCTGCGCGATCCGGGCAACCTCGGCACGATCCTGCGCACCGGCGACGCGGTGGGCGCGGGTGGGCTGATCCTGATCGACGAGTGCGTCGATCCCTTCTCGGTGGAGGCGGTGCGCGCCTCGATGGGGGCGCTGTTCACCCAGCCGATCGCGGCGGCGGCGTGGCCGGACTTCATCGCGTGGCTGCGCGGCGGGCCGGGTCAGCTCGTCGGCCTGAGCCTGGATACCGACATCGACTATCAGGCGCCGGCCTATGCGGCGCCCACCTTCCTGCTGGTCGGCAACGAGGCGCAGGGGTTGCCGGCGGAATATGCCGCCGCCTGCGACCTGCTGGTGAAGATGCCGATGCTGGGCTGCGCGGACAGCCTTAACGCCGCGGTGGCGACGGCGGTGATGGCCTATGAGGTGCTGAACCAGCGTCGCCGCGCGGGGTGA
- a CDS encoding NADP-dependent oxidoreductase has protein sequence MPRAWLLARRPDGLPLDEDFTLAEIASAPLTPGTVRVRNRWLSVDPYMRGRMRDTRSYVPPFAIGKPMEGGAVGEVIESADDRFAPGDRVLHMLGWRDEAVAPAEALTKLPGSNAPEQHYLGLLGMPGMTAYFGLLAVAEAQPGDTVFVSAAAGAVGSAVVQIAKLKGMRVIGSAGGAEKIALLRSLGADAVIDYRAVDAIAPALAQAAPEGIDVYFDNVGGDHLDAALGVAKDGARFAMCGMIDNYNAAAPVEMRNLMRIVAARVRLRGFIVFDFADRFGACQRDMAGWFAAGQLRPVETIRDGLETMPQTFRELFSGGNVGKMLVRL, from the coding sequence ATGCCCCGCGCCTGGTTGCTCGCCCGCCGACCGGACGGTCTGCCGCTCGACGAGGATTTCACCCTGGCCGAGATCGCATCGGCGCCGCTGACGCCCGGCACGGTGCGGGTGCGCAATCGCTGGCTCTCGGTCGACCCCTATATGCGCGGGCGGATGCGCGACACGCGCAGCTACGTGCCGCCCTTCGCGATTGGGAAACCGATGGAGGGTGGAGCGGTGGGCGAGGTGATCGAATCGGCGGACGATCGCTTCGCGCCGGGCGACCGGGTGCTGCACATGCTCGGCTGGCGGGACGAGGCGGTGGCGCCGGCCGAGGCGCTGACGAAGCTGCCGGGGAGCAACGCGCCGGAGCAGCATTATCTCGGCCTGCTCGGCATGCCGGGGATGACCGCCTATTTCGGGCTGCTGGCGGTGGCCGAGGCGCAGCCCGGCGACACCGTGTTCGTGTCGGCGGCGGCGGGAGCGGTCGGCTCGGCGGTCGTCCAGATTGCCAAGCTGAAGGGCATGCGGGTGATCGGATCGGCCGGCGGCGCGGAGAAGATCGCGCTGCTGCGCTCGCTCGGCGCCGACGCGGTGATCGACTATCGCGCGGTCGACGCGATCGCGCCGGCGCTGGCGCAGGCCGCGCCGGAGGGGATCGACGTCTATTTCGACAATGTCGGCGGCGATCATCTGGATGCCGCGCTCGGCGTGGCGAAGGACGGCGCGCGCTTCGCCATGTGCGGCATGATCGACAATTACAATGCGGCGGCGCCCGTGGAGATGCGCAACCTGATGCGGATCGTGGCGGCGCGCGTGCGGCTGCGCGGCTTCATCGTCTTCGACTTCGCCGATCGCTTCGGCGCGTGCCAGCGCGACATGGCCGGCTGGTTCGCGGCCGGCCAGCTGCGGCCGGTCGAGACGATCCGCGACGGGCTGGAGACGATGCCGCAGACCTTTCGCGAGCTGTTCAGCGGCGGCAATGTCGGCAAGATGCTCGTGCGGCTGTAA
- a CDS encoding HPr family phosphocarrier protein has translation MTAVERQVQITNRRGLHARASAKFVTLASGQAAEIEVEKDGSRVAGTSIMGLMMLGAAMGDSILISATGADAERAVVALVELVEAKFGED, from the coding sequence ATGACGGCGGTGGAACGCCAGGTCCAGATCACCAACCGGCGCGGCCTGCACGCGCGGGCGAGCGCGAAGTTCGTCACCCTCGCCAGCGGCCAGGCCGCCGAGATCGAGGTGGAGAAGGACGGTTCGCGCGTGGCCGGCACATCGATCATGGGGCTGATGATGCTGGGCGCGGCGATGGGTGACAGCATCCTCATCAGCGCCACGGGCGCCGATGCCGAGCGCGCGGTGGTGGCGCTGGTGGAGCTGGTAGAGGCCAAGTTCGGCGAGGATTGA